In Aedes albopictus strain Foshan chromosome 3, AalbF5, whole genome shotgun sequence, the following are encoded in one genomic region:
- the LOC134289754 gene encoding protein krueppel-like: MALSLLQEAQTAQGLAAVRNSLQGMKREEERSMSVSPPLTGQHHPQHHLNMNVNHSPTIFGGYPPSSPALGMLAPQLLAANQTAAALMAAGLPMSLRAHLASGLFPPHPALFGAWAPPTPNSNNSSPPPPQSPISPALSHKSSKSLKLTNNNHIVSTTSEILPQQKKLVKRKQLSVKPDAALLQSPGHTMPVDIPDMVSPGPISPPTSGSSPQSNGSVDLPQTITTSTRDPTRDKVFTCKICNRSFGYKHVLQNHERTHTGEKPFECPECHKRFTRDHHLKTHMRLHTGEKPYSCTHCDRQFVQVANLRRHLRVHTGEKPYECEMCQQKFSDSNQLKAHMLSHNGERPFHCDKCNASYRRKHHWYHHKCNVTTSPPTPAISPTMSHCDQKSGCSETSDLSMELKSSVLLHQKYSSIGLSLDFNPAESRHSHPAGGAIDLRSIRSAPVQITHIKSNLPEQTEPEDLSMHSPRSPVTMEELEELDDAASLYLKQRQHKLALAAAAAAAVASQRHGMES; this comes from the coding sequence GATTAGCCGCCGTCCGCAATAGCCTTCAGGGAATGAAACGTGAAGAGGAGCGTAGCATGTCCGTGTCGCCCCCGTTGACCGGTCAGCACCATCCGCAGCACCACCTGAACATGAACGTGAATCACAGCCCTACCATATTCGGTGGCTACCCTCCATCGTCGCCGGCACTGGGAATGCTGGCACCCCAACTCCTGGCAGCTAATCAAACGGCCGCCGCTCTCATGGCTGCTGGACTTCCAATGTCCTTGCGAGCGCATCTAGCGTCCGGACTGTTTCCCCCACATCCGGCGCTATTCGGAGCGTGGGCACCACCCACCCCTAACAGTAACAACAGCAGTCCACCTCCGCCGCAGAGCCCCATTTCACCGGCCTTGAGCCACAAGAGTTCAAAGTCCCTCAAACTCACCAACAACAATCACATCGTATCGACGACCTCGGAGATTCTACCTCAACAGAAGAAGCTGGTCAAACGGAAACAGCTCTCCGTCAAACCGGACGCGGCACTACTGCAATCTCCAGGTCACACCATGCCCGTGGACATTCCAGACATGGTCAGTCCTGGACCCATCTCACCTCCTACCTCAGGCTCCTCGCCACAGTCTAACGGCAGCGTCGACCTCCCGCAAACCATCACTACCTCCACCAGAGATCCCACGCGGGACAAGGTCTTCACCTGCAAGATCTGCAACCGCTCATTCGGCTACAAGCACGTCCTCCAGAACCACGAACGAACCCACACCGGCGAGAAGCCCTTCGAATGCCCGGAATGCCACAAGCGATTCACCCGGGACCACCACCTCAAGACCCACATGCGGCTTCACACCGGTGAGAAGCCCTACTCCTGCACGCACTGCGACCGGCAGTTCGTCCAGGTCGCCAACCTGCGGCGGCACCTCCGAGTGCACACCGGCGAGAAACCCTACGAGTGCGAGATGTGCCAGCAGAAGTTCAGCGATTCCAACCAACTCAAAGCCCACATGCTCAGCCACAACGGCGAGCGCCCGTTCCACTGTGATAAATGCAACGCCAGCTACCGCCGGAAACACCATTGGTACCATCACAAGTGCAACGTCACCACAAGCCCGCCAACGCCCGCCATCAGCCCTACCATGTCCCACTGTGACCAAAAATCCGGCTGCTCGGAAACCTCCGACCTCTCCATGGAACTCAAGTCCTCGGTACTCCTCCACCAAAAATACTCCAGCATCGGTCTCTCCCTGGACTTCAACCCCGCCGAATCCCGCCACAGTCATCCCGCCGGTGGAGCCATCGACCTCCGTTCCATCCGGTCCGCCCCCGTTCAAATCACCCACATCAAATCCAACCTCCCGGAGCAAACCGAGCCGGAAGACCTCAGCATGCACTCGCCCCGGTCGCCCGTCACCATGGAAGAACTCGAAGAGCTAGACGACGCCGCCTCCCTGTACCTGAAACAACGCCAACACAAGCTGGCGCTGGCAGcagccgccgccgctgccgtcgCCAGCCAACGTCACGGTATGGAATCCTAA